The DNA segment ATTGCTGCTCGCCGGGCGTCAACAGCGCCGCGTGCGCCGCCGGCGCAGACGCCGCCCAGCCCATCAAGGGAAAACACAACCAGCCGATAACCCACAGGCAGCAAAAACGCATCATTGAAGTCTCGTACACTGACAAATTCTGACCAACCCATTAGGCTGCCGGGATACTTTTCTGGCCTGGAATAACCGATGCCCTCTGTCTACCGCCTGGCAATGCCAGCATTGTGCCTGTCGCTGATCCTGCCTTGTGCGTTTTCCGTCGAAGCCGCCGATCCGGCGCCCGCCTCCACCGCCGGACAACCGGCTACCGAAAAACCGGCCGAACGCCAGCCACTGCTTGAGCGTAGTCAGGAAGAAGCCGCGGCACTCGAACGCAAAGTCCCGGCGCAAGAACAGCAGCAACTGCAGGCCGGCGCCGACACTTTCCTCGCCCTGTGGAAACCGGCCAACACCGCTGACCCGAAAGGTGCGGTGATTATCGTCCCGGGCGCCGGCGAAACCGCTGACTGGCCGCAAGTGATCGGCCCGCTGCGCAACAAATTGCCCGACGTCGAGTGGAGCAGCCTGAGCATCACCCTGCCGGATCTGCAAAGCGATGTCATCGCCCCGCGCGTGATTGCGCCCGCCGCCGCGCCAAAAGCCCCGGAAAGTGGCAGCAAGGATTCCACCACCGCGCAACCGATCGAACAGGCGGCGGGCGGTGAAGCGGAAGTGGCGGATCAGGTGGTTGCCGAAACGACTGAAGAACAATCCAAGGCGGATGCCGAGCGCATCTTTGCGCGGATCGACGCGGCGATTGCCTACGCCGAGCAACAAAGCGCACGCCGGGTCGTCGTCCTCGGTCACGGCACGGGCGCCTACTGGGCGGCGCGCTTCCTCAGCGAGCGGCAGAGTTCTCAGGTCGAGAAGCTGGTGATGGTGGATGTGCAAACGCCAAACAAGGCCAAGCCGCCACTGGCCGAGCTGACGCCGACCCTGAAGTTGCCGACGGCGGATATTTTCTACATGGACAAGGCGCTGGATCGCACCGCGGCGCTGGAACGCATGCAGGCCAGCAAGCGCTTGAAGACTTCAGCGTTCAGCCAGGTGGCGCTCAAGGCGCTGCCGGATAAAAAGGCTGAGCAGGAGCAGGTGTTCCGGCGGGTGCGTGGCTGGTTGAATCCGCAGAAGACTGACTGATAGACCGAGTCGCCCCATTCGCGAACAAGCCCGCTCCCACCCTGATCGCATTCCTTCAGCTGAAATGCGATCAAAGTGGGAGCGGGCTTGCTCGCGAAGAGGCCCTCATCAACAATTAACCTCTAACGATCAGCGAAAATCCCGTCGCGCTCGAATCAACGTAAACGCGTTGTGCAGCTCGCGGGTTTTCTCGGTCGCGTCACGCACCTGCTCCGGCGTTGCGCCGCTGCCGGCGATCTTGTCCGGGTGATGACGGCTGAGCAGTCGTCGATAGGCGCGCTTGATCTGCGCCGGCTCGCTGGTCGCCGACACGCCGAGCAGGCGCATCGCGTCCTGATAACTCATCGCAGCACTGACAATCGGCCGTTTGTTCGGCTCGTAATCATTGGCCAGCGCTTGGATCTGGTGCGTTGTCCACCCCAGCCACTTGCCCCACTGCGCCAATAATTCACGCTCACTGACGCCCGCGCGACCGTCGGCCCAGACCATCCGCCAGCAGGCGCGCAACACGCCTTCGGCGGCATGCGGTTGAGCACTCAGGCGCCGCAGATAACCGCGCAGGCGGTCGCCGCCGGACTTGCCGCGATTGAACGCGGCAATCGCTCGCCGCCGCGCCGGTTCGCTCATTTCCAGGGCGTTCATTTCATGGCGCGCCTGCTGGATATGACCGTCCGTCACCCGCCCGTCACTCTTGGCCAGACGCCCGAGCAACACGAACAGCAGTTCGTCGTTGCGCAACATCGGCCGGCCGCCGAGTTTTTCCCGCAAGTGCCCCCAGCTCTGCAAGTGCAGACGCCGATCCAGCGCCTGTCCCAACAATGCCCCAAGCATGGCCCCCGGAATGCTGGCGATCGCAAAACCTGCTCCGGCTCCAATCAGAGTCCCTGGCCACAACATATCAACGACTCGCTTCTATCAATGCTTCAGCTTCGGCCAGACGCTCATGCGTACCGACATCCACCCAATGGCCTTTCAGACGCTCGCCGGTGACCTGTCCATCGGCCATGGCTTTGCGCAGCAATGGTGCGAGCTTGAATGGGCCGTCCGCGCAGCCATCGAACAACTGCGGATGCAGGACGGCGATGCCGCTGTAGGTCAGGGTTTGCGCACCCGCCTGGCCATCGCTCACCCGACCGTCAGTCAGGGTGAAATCGCCCGTCGGATGATGGGCCGGGTTGTCCGCCAGAACGAGATGCGCCAGACCGTTGATCGGTTGATGCAGCACGCTGAAGTCGTAATCGGTCCAGATGTCACCGTTGACCACCAGGAACGCATCATCACCGAGCAACGGCAAGGCGCGGAAAATCCCGCCGCCGGTTTCCAGTGGCTCGCCTTCCGGCGAGTACTGGATGCTCACGCCGAACTGCGAACCGTCGCCCAGATAATCCTCGATCTGCTGACCGAGCCAGGCATGGTTGATCACGATTTCGCTGAAACCGGCCGCTGCCAGCGCGCGCAGGTGATATTCGATCAACGGCACGCCGCCGGCACGCACCAGCGGTTTGGGCGTGGTCAGGGTCAGCGGGCGCATGCGTTCGCCCTTGCCTGCCGCCAGAATCATGGCCTTCATGCAGTCACTCCGCCACGCAGACTGGCGAGCAACGCCTGCAGATCCGCCAGTTCCGGACGACGGGCGATCACCGCTTCTATATAGGCGAAGAAACGCGGCACGTCGGCCAGATAGCGCGGTTTGCCATCGCGATGGCAAATGCGAGCGAAGATGCCGATGACTTTCAGGTGACGCTGCACCCCCATCAGGTCGCTGGCGCGCAGGAAGTCTTCGAAA comes from the Pseudomonas sp. RSB 5.4 genome and includes:
- a CDS encoding alpha/beta hydrolase family protein, yielding MPSVYRLAMPALCLSLILPCAFSVEAADPAPASTAGQPATEKPAERQPLLERSQEEAAALERKVPAQEQQQLQAGADTFLALWKPANTADPKGAVIIVPGAGETADWPQVIGPLRNKLPDVEWSSLSITLPDLQSDVIAPRVIAPAAAPKAPESGSKDSTTAQPIEQAAGGEAEVADQVVAETTEEQSKADAERIFARIDAAIAYAEQQSARRVVVLGHGTGAYWAARFLSERQSSQVEKLVMVDVQTPNKAKPPLAELTPTLKLPTADIFYMDKALDRTAALERMQASKRLKTSAFSQVALKALPDKKAEQEQVFRRVRGWLNPQKTD
- the murU gene encoding N-acetylmuramate alpha-1-phosphate uridylyltransferase MurU; the encoded protein is MKAMILAAGKGERMRPLTLTTPKPLVRAGGVPLIEYHLRALAAAGFSEIVINHAWLGQQIEDYLGDGSQFGVSIQYSPEGEPLETGGGIFRALPLLGDDAFLVVNGDIWTDYDFSVLHQPINGLAHLVLADNPAHHPTGDFTLTDGRVSDGQAGAQTLTYSGIAVLHPQLFDGCADGPFKLAPLLRKAMADGQVTGERLKGHWVDVGTHERLAEAEALIEASR
- a CDS encoding TerB family tellurite resistance protein, translating into MLWPGTLIGAGAGFAIASIPGAMLGALLGQALDRRLHLQSWGHLREKLGGRPMLRNDELLFVLLGRLAKSDGRVTDGHIQQARHEMNALEMSEPARRRAIAAFNRGKSGGDRLRGYLRRLSAQPHAAEGVLRACWRMVWADGRAGVSERELLAQWGKWLGWTTHQIQALANDYEPNKRPIVSAAMSYQDAMRLLGVSATSEPAQIKRAYRRLLSRHHPDKIAGSGATPEQVRDATEKTRELHNAFTLIRARRDFR